A stretch of the Deinococcus sp. Leaf326 genome encodes the following:
- a CDS encoding MBL fold metallo-hydrolase: MTSGRSPATLTFLGTADSKGVPRFWCACPVCTEARGTGANRRTRTALLLRSGSHTALLDAGADLHAQFARLGKAVVPDLAVFSHAHNDHILGLGDLLDYRSYELGTLPMYAPPAVAEQIAGRFAYAFRAEAPVQPLPPEGLDLGDLRLRVFGVPHGANGRSHAFALSRPGWRGVVMTDSIDVPEDVGAQELTDLDLLVLGTSFVDESGAEHAGRSVYDVREALALPWARTARRVVLTHLSHDVDVRRVPLPVDWRFAHDGLSVELD; this comes from the coding sequence TTGACCTCCGGGCGTTCGCCGGCCACGTTGACCTTTCTCGGCACGGCCGACAGCAAGGGCGTGCCGCGCTTCTGGTGCGCCTGCCCGGTCTGCACTGAGGCGCGAGGTACGGGCGCCAACCGCCGGACCCGCACGGCGCTGCTGCTGCGCAGTGGCAGCCACACGGCGCTTCTCGATGCGGGGGCCGATCTGCACGCGCAGTTCGCGCGACTGGGCAAGGCAGTGGTGCCCGACCTCGCGGTGTTCTCGCACGCGCACAACGACCACATTCTGGGGCTGGGGGACCTGCTCGACTACCGCAGCTACGAACTGGGCACGCTGCCCATGTACGCGCCGCCCGCCGTGGCCGAGCAGATCGCTGGGCGCTTCGCCTACGCCTTCCGTGCCGAGGCTCCGGTCCAGCCGCTGCCCCCAGAAGGTCTGGACCTCGGGGATCTGCGTCTCCGGGTGTTCGGGGTTCCACACGGCGCCAACGGCCGCAGCCACGCTTTTGCCCTGTCGCGGCCCGGCTGGCGCGGCGTGGTCATGACCGACTCCATCGACGTGCCGGAGGACGTGGGTGCACAGGAGCTGACCGACCTTGACCTGTTGGTCCTGGGGACCTCCTTCGTGGACGAGTCGGGCGCCGAACATGCGGGCCGCAGTGTGTACGACGTGCGCGAGGCCCTGGCGCTGCCCTGGGCACGCACGGCGAGGCGGGTTGTCCTGACCCACCTGTCGCACGATGTGGACGTACGCCGGGTCCCGCTGCCGGTGGACTGGAGGTTCGCCCATGACGGCCTGAGCGTGGAGCTGGATTGA
- a CDS encoding carbohydrate ABC transporter permease, whose amino-acid sequence MDMKRTNPGLYYLQRTLFYLLVVVIAFYLLFPFLWAVLTSFRGSGDLFLPPLQFIQAPSTLANYAQVFANASFQRGLLFSLIVAVGSVLVSLLFGSFAAYALGRFRFKGKQVIMYIILAVSVFPQIAVLGGLFTLIRTFELFNNPLGLILSYLIFTIPFTVWVLTSFVRDIPGELEEAALVDGASPLQTLFQVLFPVMMPALVTTGLLAFINAWNEYLFALTFTSSNRTVPVVIANYSGASQYDQPWGPIMAASIVVTIPLIALVLIFQRNIVSGLTAGAVKG is encoded by the coding sequence ATGGACATGAAACGCACCAATCCGGGGCTGTACTACCTCCAGCGCACGCTGTTCTATCTGCTGGTGGTCGTCATCGCCTTCTACCTGCTCTTTCCCTTCCTGTGGGCCGTCCTGACGAGTTTCCGGGGGTCGGGCGACCTGTTCCTGCCGCCCCTACAGTTCATTCAGGCGCCCTCAACGCTGGCAAACTACGCGCAGGTCTTTGCCAACGCCAGCTTTCAGCGCGGGCTGCTGTTCAGCCTGATCGTGGCGGTCGGCAGCGTGCTCGTCAGCCTACTGTTCGGGTCGTTCGCGGCCTACGCGCTGGGACGCTTCCGCTTCAAGGGCAAGCAGGTCATCATGTACATCATCCTGGCGGTCAGCGTGTTTCCGCAGATCGCCGTGCTGGGCGGCCTGTTCACCCTGATCCGCACCTTCGAGCTGTTCAACAACCCGCTGGGCCTGATCCTCTCGTACCTGATCTTCACTATTCCCTTCACGGTATGGGTGTTGACCAGCTTCGTGCGCGACATTCCCGGCGAACTGGAAGAAGCCGCGCTGGTAGACGGCGCTTCTCCGCTCCAGACGCTGTTCCAGGTGCTGTTCCCCGTGATGATGCCCGCTCTGGTGACGACCGGCCTGCTGGCCTTCATCAACGCCTGGAACGAATACCTGTTCGCCCTGACCTTCACGAGCTCCAACCGCACGGTGCCGGTCGTGATCGCCAACTACTCGGGCGCGTCGCAGTACGACCAGCCCTGGGGCCCGATCATGGCCGCGAGCATCGTGGTGACTATTCCCCTCATCGCCCTCGTGCTCATCTTCCAGCGCAACATCGTCTCGGGCCTGACCGCCGGAGCCGTGAAGGGCTGA